GCGGAGACTAGCTAAGACTCgtttaaaatttccatttccaGTTTACACTCTAATTTCGGCACTTTTTTCTATTTGTGcgagactctctctctctctctctctcaaatgaTTTGTTGCTACCTCCTTGAATCGTCTAGCAAATCCATCTTAGGCTAAACTAAAGGTGGCCAGGTATTTTTTTGAAATGACATGACTTCATTTATAGGTTGTAAGCGAGAGTTAAACTTAGTATTTGTGGTGTATATTGCGAATCAATTTCCACCATTACAGAAGTGCCTGCTAAGTGCTCTACAAAGCTCGTATCGGTTTTGGTGTTTGAAACACAATTGATGACGTTTCTTAGTttgattaaattatatatttacatCGTCATACTATAACCAAATATCTTGTAAGAAAACCTCGTTAAAAAGTGAGATTTATATCTTGTAAATAAGGCAAGTTACCTGCTAAATAAAATAGGTAAAGATGATTTGATAGTGTAATTTACAAAGTGTATTAAACTAAATCTTGGGTTAACATGAAAGGACAATGTTTCTAACAACAGAGAAGTTCTTATATATTATTCAAATCTTGAACACAGCAAAACATCCAGTTTAAGCAAAATCATATATAATCAAACTAAAATCCACGAAACATCCAAgtaaaaaataatagtaatataaCAACATGACACCTTTTactaaaacaacaacaacccacacATCAAGTAATTAAGCACATATAAAGCAGACTGCGCATCGATCTAAGAGAACTCTGAAGTGGATGCAACTGGTGAACTGGTTTGTCCCTCATAAAGCTCAAATTGCGAAAGCTGGTTCTTTGGATTTGGctttttcacatattttcgtgcCCAAACATGCTTCCCATTGATGTTGTACTTAGCTTTTCCACCATCTACAATAGCCTCAAGTGCAGCATGAGAGCGAGTTACAAGGCGTGCGTACAGTGGTTGCTCATCATCTGAAACCTCTTGCATGTAAATAGCTTCAATATCCTCCCCAAATTTCCTACCAGCCATCACCAAGTATATTAaagcataatatatatatatatatatatatatatatatatatatatatatatatatatatatattaaatggaTCAGATGATAAGTGACTTAACGAGAAAAAGGTAAGCTAATCATTCAATAACAAGTATATCTCtattaagaaatatttttgtttCCATACATAACTAACAAGTAATGGGCCTTCATGGCTTTTTACAATGTTAAATTTAAGAAAACGTCTTTTTCAAATCTCTCATGTGTAAAAGCAAATCTCTCAtgtgttaaaaaaaaaatagagtcataaaaataaaaataagtttgTAATGGGCTACAAAACCATTTGACCCCATACTAACTTTGTAAAGTTTTTATTAACCTGAAAATTAAGACAAGTAACCTTctatagcatatatatatatatatatatatatatatatatatatatatatatttttttttttttttttggtgtgtcGGGCCAAGGCTATAGTGCAACACCAAGACAACACTTGAAAGCCCCGAAAGCAAGGTACCGTGGTGGACTTTCCCCTCCAAAAAGAATTGAGTTAATATCATGTGAGTCGATGACCTACGTATCAAATATTAAACTGATAATTAAAAACAAATACGACACTTGATCTTAACCAAAAGACCGAGAAGGTATAAATGTTATATCAACACTAATCGTGTAAAAATTCAGTGTATACAAGCTAAATTCTTAATAGAAACCCCTTCATGTGGCCATGTTGCTTTGCCTCTTTAAGATTGTTCGATCGGTAGAATGGTTGTACTCATCCTATTAAAAGGATGCGCTCTAGTGTATTTCATGGATTTTAACCTTAAAAGAGGGATATGTGCATCTTTTTCTAGCCAAATTAAATGAGTTCTTCGGTTCTGGTAGGGAGAGCAATCAAGTTTAGTGTTTTACTAGATTGACACTTTATGTATTGAGATGCAAAAGGTGGAAAATTTCGTATTAAGATTCATCTATATACTACTAGTTgataaacataaataaataaataaataaaccaaataaataaatgaaagaatAAGGGAACCAAATCTAAAGGAAATTATTCagaagaggaaaaaaagaagaaaagagactTTACCTGGTGAAGAACTCTACGACTTCAGTTTCTGTAATTGGATAGCCTTTGGAGAAAGTCAAAAACACAGTCCTAGCATCAGGAGGgacttctttctcttcttcagCATGAATTTTCAAACTGTTCTTCAACAATTCTGCTATATCTTTGTGCATAGCCGGAGGCGTGCCTTCCTCATGTGCACCAAATTCATGATGATAATTAGGCAACATTTGATGAATTCCACTACCAATATTTGAAGCATTCACATGAGAGAAAGGTCCATAATTAGGCAAATTCAAGTTTCCTCCAAGAAATGGTTGTGGCATATATTGTATTTGATTAGTAGGAACTAAAAGAGGCAAACCTAAAACAACACCACTACCACTTGGGACATGGCTACTAGGGTTAATTGGAACCATTCTATTAGTAGCCCTTCCTATTTCTTCAATGTTCTCACTATGCATAGGCTCTACAAAAATACCACCACCACTTGGGACATGGCTAGGGTTGAGAATTGGCATCATTCTTGTACTGTTAATTCCCATTTTTTCCTTGTTCTCTTGACTATGCATAGACTCTAAGAAAACACCACCAACATGACTTGGGACATGACTAGGATTGATAATTGGCACCATTCTACTACTACTTCCTATTTCTTCTAAAACATTTGGTGATACCAAATTTTCCCTAGTAAAATATTTTGGATGTTGCACTATATCATCGAAAGCCCTAAGACAAACTGTCTTAAAGAATTTCGTGACCCCACGAATGGCGCTTGCCCGATTCTCATGAATGTATTTGAGAGTGAATTTGGGGTTCAACAATTTTGGAATCAAGAATATTTCCTGAGAAACATTTTCAGTACTGAAGTTGTCATCCTCCACACATTTTAGGCACGTTAAGGCCTCCTCCGCGGCCACGTTCAACAACGGGAATGGAAAATCATAAATCTTCCTCATAAAGGACCAGTCCTTCCCAACTACTTCAAGCCATTGGAAAAATGCCATGATTTGCATGGATTCAGTAGGGTCACGACCTAAAAGGTTGATCAATTTCGCGTAAAGTCTGCGATCAGTTGAGTAAAAGAGTTTGAAATCTTCATCTGAGATTGGAGAAAAAAGGTGATCGTATAAAGGGGGTAATGAAGAAGAAAGACGATCCATTTGTaatctttgatttttattttgcccttttcttttttatatgaaaaatggattttGGATGCAGAGTTTATATAGATAAAGAGATGAAGCGTTACTATTGTGACTATTGATGATGAAATAACATTTCGAAGAGGCGCCATTGTTGAGAAGAGGTATGAAGACAAAATTTAAACGAGATTTTGTGTATTAGATTTTCTTTGGGTTCTAACGGTTATTTCTGTTCAAATGTTTTGACGTACTTACTATTTCTGGCTTACTATCTGTGTAATCAGTATCACTGGGACACTGAATAATTATCATTTTTtccttcttcaattcctttaaaaaaaaaaaaaaattccaccaATAAATTGAATAAAAGGTTGCATACATTTTCCGAGATTTGTAGTTAAGTGATTAAAAATTGTTACtctttcttctttaaataaaATCTTATTTCATGTATGTATCAAGAATAATCTTCTTTATTGCTAGAAATACAACACTTTTTTGTCAGAATTAGATAAATATTTCTATATTAATTACCATTGTTTGTTCAGGATTCTAACGTTTAGAGGTTTAGAGCATGGTGACTTTAATCAAGTGGTAGAATGTTATGGTTCTCAAATCTTCGAAAATAAATGTACaactaataatttaattttacatATAAGTTTATTACTTTCTTTGAATGATTTTAAAAAGTAGATAACTTAATTACTTACTTATTTAATTTAGATATTTCTTACAATTACTTAAGTATGTGTTTAAGAAGTAACCTTATTAAAGTAATCTATTGGCATTCCTTTTAGAAAGTAATTTGCTTATTGATAACCAATTACCAATTTTAATTGAAACGGATCTAATTCAACTGATTAGCTAGCTAGTACGTATTAGGTAATATAATTCAACCGGAAATTGCATATTTTGGTAATAGTTGCAGTTTCACAAAAGAGGAAGGGGTGGAATACATAGATAAGTAATTTTATAAAAACACGCTAGCTTCGTGCCTTCTTTTATGAATTGAAGAAAAGAAGTTAAAAACCGATTAGGGGGGCGAGAGTGTAGAATACAAATAGAACCAAATGATGGATGTGTACTTCAAATAAAGGGAGGGTTATCACCAAAAATATTCTATTACTACAATTACATAGCAGATCGATTCGTACCCTGCTCAACTTGACGACTTTTATTCAATGCATATTTGAATCTTACATTGGGCTAATTGTCTCTCCTGAACTTGACAATTTGATAGACTTAACCCCCGAACACGGACAATCCATGAAAGTATGACATACGCATTGTCACGTGAAAATTTTGGCCACAAGGCATTTTTTgaataatatatattttctatatttttaaatcCATCAATTATTTGGATCATCGATTTTTggccaaatatgaaaataaaataaaattggaacAATGTCATTGTGGCTCCAATTATTTTTATTTGGTTAAAGATAATAATATTCTAATCaagttatttttatattttatccaaaaaaaaatacaaaatacgcaattagaaaaaataatcatTGCATATTAAGAAGAATAAAAAGAGATACGCAAGTTGAAACTCCATTATTTTGGCTaaaaaagtttggctaaaaataaAGAATTTCCAAGCAAATGATTTACAAATTTGACCCAAAAAAGTAAATAGCTGTTGCATGAAAAGAAGAACACATATTGTTTTTTCTTCTCTAGAAAATACATTGTTTGAACTCTATTACTTTGGctaaatcttttttttatttggctaaaataaCGGAGTTTCAATGAAGTTTTGCAGATTGACCTggaaaaaatacataattaaaataaattgacATGAAACGTATATTAAGGAGAAAAAAATTAGAATAATAAATTATTGTATTAGATTATATGACAATTAATAGCTGGAAA
The sequence above is drawn from the Nicotiana tabacum cultivar K326 chromosome 13, ASM71507v2, whole genome shotgun sequence genome and encodes:
- the LOC107828759 gene encoding uncharacterized protein LOC107828759, whose protein sequence is MDRLSSSLPPLYDHLFSPISDEDFKLFYSTDRRLYAKLINLLGRDPTESMQIMAFFQWLEVVGKDWSFMRKIYDFPFPLLNVAAEEALTCLKCVEDDNFSTENVSQEIFLIPKLLNPKFTLKYIHENRASAIRGVTKFFKTVCLRAFDDIVQHPKYFTRENLVSPNVLEEIGSSSRMVPIINPSHVPSHVGGVFLESMHSQENKEKMGINSTRMMPILNPSHVPSGGGIFVEPMHSENIEEIGRATNRMVPINPSSHVPSGSGVVLGLPLLVPTNQIQYMPQPFLGGNLNLPNYGPFSHVNASNIGSGIHQMLPNYHHEFGAHEEGTPPAMHKDIAELLKNSLKIHAEEEKEVPPDARTVFLTFSKGYPITETEVVEFFTRKFGEDIEAIYMQEVSDDEQPLYARLVTRSHAALEAIVDGGKAKYNINGKHVWARKYVKKPNPKNQLSQFELYEGQTSSPVASTSEFS